The DNA sequence AGGTCGCCGGACGCCACACGCGCGTCACCGGCCTGGAGCACCTCGACAAGGTCGTCCATGTCGACCAGGGGCCCATCGGGCGCACCCCGCGCTCCAACCCCGCGACCTACACGGGGGTGTGGGACCACGTGCGGCGGCTGTTCGCCGAGACCGAGGAGGCGAAGGTCCGCGGCTACGGACCCGGGCGGTTCTCGTTCAACGTCAAGGGCGGCCGCTGCGAGGCGTGCTCGGGCGACGGCACCCTCAAGATCGAGATGAACTTCCTGCCCGACGTCTACGTCCCGTGCGAGGTCTGCCACGGTGCGCGCTACAACCGCGAGACCCTGGAGGTGCACTTCAAGGGCAAGACGGTGGCCGACGTCCTGGCCATGCCGATCGAGGAGGCCGCCGAGTTCTTCGCCGCCGTCCCGGCGATCGCGCGGCACATGAGGACGCTGGTCGACGTCGGCCTGGGCTACGTGCGCCTCGGCCAGCCTGCCCCGACGCTCTCGGGCGGTGAGGCGCAGCGCGTCAAGCTCGCCTCCGAGCTCCAACGGCGCTCGACCGGCCGCACGGTCTACGTGCTCGACGAGCCGACGACGGGCCTGCACTTCGAGGACATCCGCAAGCTGCTCGGGGTGCTCCAGTCACTGGTCGAGAAGGGCAACTCGGTCATCGTCATCGAGCACAACCTCGACGTCATCAAGAGCGCCGACTGGGTCATCGACATGGGGCCCGAGGGAGGGTCGGGCGGCGGCACGGTCGTCGCGCAGGGCACCCCCGAGCAGGTGGCGGGGGTCGAGGCGAGCCACACCGGCCGGTTCCTCGCCGACGTGCTCGCCGCGCACCCGCCCGTCACGCAACCGCCGGTGACGCGCCCCAAGCGCACACGCAAGAAGGTGGCCGCGGCGTAGCGCACGCGCAGGCCAGCGCGCGCCAGCCCGCGGCCCGGGCCGCGCCAGTGCCGGGTGCGCGCCCGGGTGCGCCCCTAACGTTGCTCCATGACGGTGCAGCACGACTACGTGGTGGGGCTGACCTGGTCGGACGCTGCAGGCACGGGCTCGTTCGGCGGGTACTCCCGCGACCACGAGCTGATCTTCCCGGACAAGGCGGCGACGTTGCCGGCCTCGGCACCCGAGTGGTTCCGGGGTGACAAGGCCCGCTACAGCGCGGGCGAGCTGTTCGTCGCCGCGATCGCCTCAAGCCATATGGTGCGCTTCCTCGAGGTGGCCTCCCAGGTGGGGCTCGTGGTCGTGAGGTACGACGACGAGGTGGTCGGCACCGCAAGGCTCGGCTCGCGCGGCGACGGCCAGATCGCCGACCTGACGCTGCGCCCGAGCCTGACGGTGCGGCCCGGCCCGCACGCCCACGCGGCCGAGGTGACCCGGATGCACCGGCGGGCGCAGTCCATGAGTCTGGTCCGACCGTGCCTGACGATCGAGGTCAGCATCGAGCCGGGCGCCTTGACGGTGCTCGACCAGGACCCGGCGCCCGCCGGGGCTGTCAGCCCCGCGTCATAGGCTGGGGCGCATGCCCGATCCCGCCACCTACCGCCCTGCGCCGGGGGAGATTCCGACGTCGCCGGGGGTGTACCGGTTCCGGGACCCGCATGGGCGCGTCATCTACGTCGGCAAGGCCAAGAGCCTGCGCTCGCGCCTGTCGAGCTACTTCCAAGACCTGGCGAACCTGCACCCGCGCACCCAGACCATGGTCACCACCGCGGCGTCGGTCGAGTGGACGGTCGTGGGCACCGAGGTCGAGGCGCTCGCGCTGGAGTACTCGTGGATCAAGCAGTTCGACCCGCGGTTCAACGTCAAGTACCGCGACGACAAGTCCTATCCGTTCCTCGCGGTGACGATGGGCGAGGCGTTCCCGCGCGCCCAGGTCATGCGCGGCGCCAAGCGACCGGGCACGCGGTACTTCGGACCGTACGGGCACGCGTGGGCGATCCGCGAGACGCTCGACCTGCTGCTGCGCGTCTTCCCGATCCGCACCTGCTCGGCCGGGGTGTTCCGGCGCGCGGGGCGCAGCGGGCGCCCGTGCCTGCTCGGGTACATCGACAAATGCTCGGCGCCGTGCGTGGGGCGTGTCAGCGCCGAGGAGCACCGCCAGCTCGCGCAGGACTTCTGCGACTTCATGGCCGGGGACACGCAGCGCTTCGTGCGGCGGCTCGAGCGGCGCATGCGCGAGGCCGCCGAGAGCCAGGAGTACGAGCAGGCCGCGCGTCTGCGCGACGACATCCAGGCGCTGCAGCGCGCGCTGGAGAAGAACGCGGTGGTGCTCGGCGACGCGACCGACGCCGACATCTTCGCGCTCGCGGGCGACGAGTTGGAGGCCGCGGTCCAGGTGTTCCATGTGCGCGGCGGGCGCATCCGCGGCCAGCGCGGCTGGGTGGTCGAGAAGGTCGAGGACGTCACGGACGCCGAGCTCGTCGAGCACCTGTTGCAGCAGGTGTACGGAGGCGAGGACGCCGACGCCTCGTCCGTGCCGCGTGAGGTGCTCGTGCCCGTGCTGCCGCCCGACCCGCAACAGGTGACGGCCTGGCTCACGGGTCTGCGGGGGTCGCGCGTCGAGGTGCGCGTCCCGCAGCGCGGTGACAAGCGCGAGCTGGCCGAGACGGTCCGCGCCAACGCCGAGCACGCGCTGGCCCTGCACCGCACGCGGCGCGCCGGCGACCTGACGACCCGCAGCCAGGCGCTGCGCGAGCTGCAGGAGGCGCTCGACCTGGAGAGCGCGCCGCTGCGCATCGAGTGCTACGACGTCTCGCACACCCAGGGCACCTACCAGTCGGCGTCGATGGTGGTGTTCGAGGACGGGCTGGCCCGCAAGAGCGAGTACCGCTCGTTCAGCGTGCGCGGCCCCGAGGGCGACGGCGCCCGCGACGACACGGCGGCGATGCACGAGGTCATCACACGGCGCTTTCGCCGCTACCTCGCCGATCGGTCGCGCTCGGACGAGCTCGAGCTGGAGCTCGAGTCGGGCGAGGTCGACGCGACGTCCGCGGACGCGCCCGAGCGCCGTCGCTTCGCCTACCCGCCCAACCTCGTCGTCGTCGACGGCGGACCGCCGCAGGTCGCGGCGGCCCAGCGCGCGCTGGACGAGCTCGGGATCACCGACGTCGCGCTGTGCGGCCTGGCCAAACGGCTCGAAGAGGTGTGGGTGCCCGGCGAGGAGTACCCCGTCATCCTCGAGCGCTCGTCCGAGGGCCTGTACCTGCTGCAGCGCGTGCGCGACGAGGCGCACCGCTTCGCCATCACCCAGCACCGCAAGCGCCGCTCGAAGGGGATGACGGCCTCGGCCCTCGACGGTGTGCCCGGCTTGGGCCCGGCGCGGCAGAAGGCGCTGCTGACCCACTTCGGCTCGGTCAAGCGGTTGCGCGCCGCGAGCGTCGAGGAGATCGCGAGCGTGCGCGGGATGGGGACGACGACGGCGCAGGCCGTCGTCGCGGCGCTGCGTCCGCCGTCGTCGGGGTCCAGTGACGCGCCGGGCGCGGCGGACGGCGAGGCGGCTGGCATGCTGGGCGCATGACGGAGCCCACGAACCCGCCCACGGTGCCGCACGGGATCCCCGCGATCGAGGCGGCGACGCGCGCCCCCGAGCGCCAGGAGCCTGAGGTGCTCGTCATCACCGGCATGTCGGGCGCCGGGCGCACGCGCGCGGCGAGCGTGCTGGAGGACCTCGACTGGTTCGTCGTCGACAACCTGCCGCCCATGATGATCATCCCGCTCGTCGACCTCATGACGCGGGCCGGCTCCGCGGTCGAACGGCTCGCGGTCGTCGTCGACGTGCGCGGGCGGCAGTACTTCGCCGAGCTCGCCGGCGCGCTGGGGCACCTGCGCGCGGCGGGCGTGCAGTACCGCATCCTCTTCCTCGACGCGTCGGACGCCGAGCTGGTGCGCCGGTTCGAGGCGGTGCGCCGGCCACACCCGCTCCAGGGCGACGGGCGCATCCTCGACGGCATCGGCGAAGAGCGCCGCGCGCTGGCCGTGATCCAGGGCCGCGCCGACACCGTCATCGACACCACCGCGCTCTCGGTGCACGACCTGGCGCGCGAGGTGCGCCTCGCGGTCGGCGACGGCGCCGCGGACGTGCTGCGGGTCAACGTCGTGGCGTTCGGCTTCAAGTACGGGCTGCCGCTCGACGCCGACCACGTGGTCGACGTGCGCTTCCTGGCGAACCCGTACTGGATCACCGAGCTGCGCCACCTGACGGGGCGCGACGGGCCCGTGCGCGACTACGTGCTCTCACGCCCCGGCGCGCGCGAGTTCGTCGAGCGGTACGTCTCGGCGCTCGAGCCGGTCCTGTCCGGCTACCTGCACGAGGAGAAGCGATACGCGACCATCGCCGTCGGGTGCACGGGCGGCAAGCACCGCTCGGTCGCGATCGCCGAGGAGATCGCCACGCGCCTGCGCGCCCAGGGCCTGCGCGTGACCGTGACCGCCCGCGACCTGGGCAAGGAGTGACCTGTGGCATTGCCCTCGACCAAGCCCGCCGTCGTCGCGCTCGGCGGCGGCCACGGCCTGTCGGCCAGCCTGCGCGCCCTGCGCCACGTCTCCGACCGGCTGACCGCGGTGGTGACCGTCGCCGACGACGGCGGGTCCTCGGGGCGGCTGCGCGAGGAGCTCGGGGTGCTGCCGCCCGGAGACCTGCGCATGGCGCTGGCCGCCTTGACCGACGACTCGGACTGGGGCCGGACGTGGTCGGCCGTGCTGCAACACCGATTCGCGACCGCCGGTCCCCTCGACCAGCACGCCGTCGGCAACCTGCTCATCACCGCTCTGTGGGAGCTGCTCGGCGACACCGTGACGGGGCTCGACTGGGTCGGGCGGCTCCTGGGCGCCCGCGGGCGGGTGCTGCCCATGGCCGCGGTGCCCCTCATCGTCGAGGCCGACGTGCGCGAGGACGACGGCTCGCTGCGCACCGTCGTCGGGCAGGTCAACGTCGCCACGGCCTCGGGGCACGTCGAACGGCTGCGGCTGCGTCCGCAGGACCCGCCGGCGTGCGAGGAGGCCGTGGCGGCCGTGCGAGAGGCCGACTGGGTGGTGCTGGGCCCGGGCTCGTGGTTCTCGTCGGTGCTCGTGCACCTGTTGGTGCCACGTCTGTCGCAGGCGCTGCACGAGACCCGCGCGCGGCGCTGCGTCACGCTCAACCTCGCGCCCGACGCCGAGACCTCAGGGCTCACGGCCGTCGACCACCTCGAGGCGCTGCACCGGCACGCGCCCGACCTGCGCGTCGACGTCGTGCTGGCCGACCCGTCGGCGGTCGAGGACGTCGTGGAGACCGAGCGCGCGGCCGCGGCGCTCGGGGCGGAGCTGGTCATGCGCCAGGTGGCCCTCGGCGACGGCACGGCCCGCCATGACGCGCTGCGCCTGGGCGCCGCGTACCGGGACGTGTTCGAGGGCGTGCTGGGCGACGTCGGAGCGGCGTAGCGGCGGTCGGCGTGTCCCGCGGCATGCGCCGTGGGACGTGTGGTCTATGGCGTGGAGCACACCGTGTCCGCGATCGATCGCCCGGCGGGTTGCCGTCTCGCACAAGGCGCGGGCGTGCGATTGCGTGCGATCGGCCAAGCGCGCCAGCCGACCGTCGCCGAACGCGACCGCGCCCACCCGCGGCTGTGAGACTGCGTGGCGTTCCCACCCCTCCCACCGCCAAGGAACCGACTGTGCTCGAGACCACGACCCCGCTGCGGCTCTGCGTGCCGCCCTCGGTCAACATCGACGCGATCCTGCGCGAGCGCCTGCGCGCCGAGCCGGACGCCGTGCTCGCCGAGGTGCGCCGTGGTGACGCCTGGGAGCCGGTGACCGTCGCGGAGTTCGACGCGCAGGTGACCGCCGTGGCCAAGGGCCTGGTCGCGCTCGGGGTCGACCCGGGCGACACCGTGGGCATCCTGTCGCGCACCCGGTACGAGTGGACGCTGCTCGACTTCGCCGCCTGGGCGGCCGGCGCCGTGCCGGTGCCGATCTACGAAACCTCCAGCGCCGAGCAGGTGCACTGGATCCTCGCCAACTCGGGGATCTCACTGCTCGTCGTCGAGTCCGACGCCAACGCTGCCACGGTGGCGAGCGTGCGCGACCGCGCGCCGATGTGCCGCGAGGTGCTCGTGCTCGACCCCCAGGACGGGGGCGCCGGGGCGATCGCGGCCCTCACCGCCGCGGGGGCCCACGTACCCGACGCGGAGGTCGAGCGCCGTCGTCGCCTCGCCACGACGGACGACCTGGCGACGATCATCTACACCTCGGGCACGACCGGACGCCCCAAGGGCGTCGAGCTGACGCACGGGAACTTCACCCTGACTGCCCTCAACACCGTCGCGGATGTGCCCGAGGTGTTCAACGGCCAGGGGCGCGCGATGCTGTTCCTGCCGCTCGCGCACGTGTTCGCGCGGTTCATCGAGGTCATCGCCGTGGCCGGTGGGTCGGTGCTGGGGCATTGCCCCGACGTCCGCGACCTGGTCGCCAGCCTCAAGCAGTTCCAGCCCACCTATGTGTTGGGCGTCCCGCGCATCTTCGAGAAGGTCTACAACGCCGCCGAGCAGTCCTCGGCGGCCGAGAAGGCCCGCGGGTACTTCAACTGGGCGACCGCCGTCGCGATCGCCTACTCGCGGGCGCTGGACACCCCTCGGGGCCCGTCGCTGTGGCTGCGGTTCCAGCGGCTGTTCGCCGACGGCCTGGTGTACTCGAAGCTGCGCGGCCAGTTCGGCGGCAAGGCCAAGTACGCCGTCTCGGGCGGTGGTCCGCTGGGGGAGCGGCTCGGCCACTTCTACCGCGGCGTGGGGATCAACATCATCGAGGGCTACGGCCTGACCGAGTGCACGGCGCCGACGTCCGTCAACCGCCCGGGCGGCACCCGGATCGGCAGCGTCGGCACGCCGCTGCCCGGCTGCTCGGCGCGCATCGCCGAGGACGGGGAGATCCTGCTGCGCGGCCCGCACATCTTCCGCGGGTACCACAACGACCCGGCCGCGACCGCCGAGGCCTTCGACGGCGAGTGGTTCCGCACGGGCGACCTCGGCGCGATCGACGAGGACGGGTTCTTGAGCATCACCGGACGCAAGAAGGAGATCATCATCACCGCGGGAGGCAAGAACGTGGCCCCCGCGGTGCTGGAGGACCGGGTGCGCGCGCACGCCCTGGTGTCCCAGTGCGTCGTCGTCGGCGACAACCGTCCGTTCATCGGCGCCCTCATCACGCTCGACCCCGAGGGCCTGGCCGGATGGCTGACCATGCACGGCAAGCCGAGCATGACCGTCGAACAGGCCATGACCGACCCCGACGTCCTCGCGTCGCTCGACGCCGCCGTCGCCCGCGCCAACGAGGCGGTGTCGAAGGCCGAGTCGATCCGCAAGCACCGCCTGCTCACCGGCGACTTCACGATCGCCAACGGCTACCTGACCCCGTCGATGAAGGTCAAGCGCGCCGTCGTGCTCGCCGACTTCGCCGACGACGTCGAGGCGCTCTACAGCGCCGGACGCGACCGCGAGCCGGCGGCCGCGCGGTGAGCGCCGCCGCGCCCCGCCCCCGCCGCCTCCACACCCGCTGACCTTCAGGACGCAACCATGGAATTCCTCGGAATGCCGATCGAGATCGGCCTCGACCGCTTCATCCTCGCCCAGGCGTTCGGTGTGCTCACGCTCGTCTTCAACTTCTGGTCCTACCAGATGGAGGACCAGCGCAAGTACTTCCTGCGCTTCACCATCGGCTCCGCCTTCTGGCTCGCGATGTACCTGGCGATGGGGGCGCAGCTGCCCGTGATCCTCGTCGCGGTCTTCTCGACGCTGCGCGGCGTGGTGTTCTGGTGGGCGCTGGGCGTCGACTCGCCGTGGCGGCGCATGTTCGCCCGACGGCTCATGTACACCACGCTCGCGATCGCGTTCGCCGCCGCGGTCGTGGCGATCCCCGGGGCGCGCCCCGAGACGCGGCCGCTGCAGGTGTTCCTGCTGATCGGTGTCGTGCTGTTCGTGATCGGCCAGTACATGCCGGGGGTCTACCTGGTGCGCGTCTTCGCGACCGTCTACGCGGTGGCCGTGCTGCTGGTCAACACCCCGCTCGACACGTTCAACCCGATCGGCGTGATCATCGAGCTCAACAACCTCATCGCCGTCGCGGTGTTCTTCGTGCTGCTGGCCCGACGCCGCAAGGAGCGCGCACGGCTGGCCGCCATCCCGCCCAAGGCGCTCGCCCTGGGCGCGGCCGTGACAGGCGCGTGA is a window from the Xylanimonas ulmi genome containing:
- a CDS encoding AMP-dependent synthetase/ligase, whose translation is MLETTTPLRLCVPPSVNIDAILRERLRAEPDAVLAEVRRGDAWEPVTVAEFDAQVTAVAKGLVALGVDPGDTVGILSRTRYEWTLLDFAAWAAGAVPVPIYETSSAEQVHWILANSGISLLVVESDANAATVASVRDRAPMCREVLVLDPQDGGAGAIAALTAAGAHVPDAEVERRRRLATTDDLATIIYTSGTTGRPKGVELTHGNFTLTALNTVADVPEVFNGQGRAMLFLPLAHVFARFIEVIAVAGGSVLGHCPDVRDLVASLKQFQPTYVLGVPRIFEKVYNAAEQSSAAEKARGYFNWATAVAIAYSRALDTPRGPSLWLRFQRLFADGLVYSKLRGQFGGKAKYAVSGGGPLGERLGHFYRGVGINIIEGYGLTECTAPTSVNRPGGTRIGSVGTPLPGCSARIAEDGEILLRGPHIFRGYHNDPAATAEAFDGEWFRTGDLGAIDEDGFLSITGRKKEIIITAGGKNVAPAVLEDRVRAHALVSQCVVVGDNRPFIGALITLDPEGLAGWLTMHGKPSMTVEQAMTDPDVLASLDAAVARANEAVSKAESIRKHRLLTGDFTIANGYLTPSMKVKRAVVLADFADDVEALYSAGRDREPAAAR
- the uvrC gene encoding excinuclease ABC subunit UvrC — protein: MPDPATYRPAPGEIPTSPGVYRFRDPHGRVIYVGKAKSLRSRLSSYFQDLANLHPRTQTMVTTAASVEWTVVGTEVEALALEYSWIKQFDPRFNVKYRDDKSYPFLAVTMGEAFPRAQVMRGAKRPGTRYFGPYGHAWAIRETLDLLLRVFPIRTCSAGVFRRAGRSGRPCLLGYIDKCSAPCVGRVSAEEHRQLAQDFCDFMAGDTQRFVRRLERRMREAAESQEYEQAARLRDDIQALQRALEKNAVVLGDATDADIFALAGDELEAAVQVFHVRGGRIRGQRGWVVEKVEDVTDAELVEHLLQQVYGGEDADASSVPREVLVPVLPPDPQQVTAWLTGLRGSRVEVRVPQRGDKRELAETVRANAEHALALHRTRRAGDLTTRSQALRELQEALDLESAPLRIECYDVSHTQGTYQSASMVVFEDGLARKSEYRSFSVRGPEGDGARDDTAAMHEVITRRFRRYLADRSRSDELELELESGEVDATSADAPERRRFAYPPNLVVVDGGPPQVAAAQRALDELGITDVALCGLAKRLEEVWVPGEEYPVILERSSEGLYLLQRVRDEAHRFAITQHRKRRSKGMTASALDGVPGLGPARQKALLTHFGSVKRLRAASVEEIASVRGMGTTTAQAVVAALRPPSSGSSDAPGAADGEAAGMLGA
- a CDS encoding gluconeogenesis factor YvcK family protein, producing the protein MALPSTKPAVVALGGGHGLSASLRALRHVSDRLTAVVTVADDGGSSGRLREELGVLPPGDLRMALAALTDDSDWGRTWSAVLQHRFATAGPLDQHAVGNLLITALWELLGDTVTGLDWVGRLLGARGRVLPMAAVPLIVEADVREDDGSLRTVVGQVNVATASGHVERLRLRPQDPPACEEAVAAVREADWVVLGPGSWFSSVLVHLLVPRLSQALHETRARRCVTLNLAPDAETSGLTAVDHLEALHRHAPDLRVDVVLADPSAVEDVVETERAAAALGAELVMRQVALGDGTARHDALRLGAAYRDVFEGVLGDVGAA
- a CDS encoding YgjV family protein — translated: MEFLGMPIEIGLDRFILAQAFGVLTLVFNFWSYQMEDQRKYFLRFTIGSAFWLAMYLAMGAQLPVILVAVFSTLRGVVFWWALGVDSPWRRMFARRLMYTTLAIAFAAAVVAIPGARPETRPLQVFLLIGVVLFVIGQYMPGVYLVRVFATVYAVAVLLVNTPLDTFNPIGVIIELNNLIAVAVFFVLLARRRKERARLAAIPPKALALGAAVTGA
- the rapZ gene encoding RNase adapter RapZ gives rise to the protein MTEPTNPPTVPHGIPAIEAATRAPERQEPEVLVITGMSGAGRTRAASVLEDLDWFVVDNLPPMMIIPLVDLMTRAGSAVERLAVVVDVRGRQYFAELAGALGHLRAAGVQYRILFLDASDAELVRRFEAVRRPHPLQGDGRILDGIGEERRALAVIQGRADTVIDTTALSVHDLAREVRLAVGDGAADVLRVNVVAFGFKYGLPLDADHVVDVRFLANPYWITELRHLTGRDGPVRDYVLSRPGAREFVERYVSALEPVLSGYLHEEKRYATIAVGCTGGKHRSVAIAEEIATRLRAQGLRVTVTARDLGKE
- a CDS encoding OsmC family protein, whose product is MTVQHDYVVGLTWSDAAGTGSFGGYSRDHELIFPDKAATLPASAPEWFRGDKARYSAGELFVAAIASSHMVRFLEVASQVGLVVVRYDDEVVGTARLGSRGDGQIADLTLRPSLTVRPGPHAHAAEVTRMHRRAQSMSLVRPCLTIEVSIEPGALTVLDQDPAPAGAVSPAS